From the genome of Medicago truncatula cultivar Jemalong A17 chromosome 2, MtrunA17r5.0-ANR, whole genome shotgun sequence:
GAGAAGGTAACGATTCTTCGGAGAGGTGAATCGCTTGATTCGTTGGTGAAGAGCGATGGTTTGAAAAAGGAAGGTGAAGATTTGGTTATTATCGGAACACAGAGACTTGGACCCGACCCGAATATGGTTCCTAAACAGATCCGGATCGTTGATTTCAAAACCGGTTGTGATGTTTACGCCGGATCCGCTTTCGCGATGTCTCCGTCGCCGAGCGCTCTTCCTATTCCTTCTTTTCAGAGGAAGTTTGCGCCGGTTGCCGTTGATGACTCCGCTACGCGGGATCTAAGGCGTCTCCTCCGTATTGCGTAAACCAAATCGGGTCGTTTCCGGGTTTCGGGTTGGATCCCTAAGGACCTTTCCGTcttttcctccttttttttttgtctctccTTAATCTAGAATCTTCTTATTACCCGTTACGCCCCTCTtccattttttgaattttgatccgACCGTGATTTTTTTAAACGGAAGGGTTGAATTGAAAAATGGGGAAAAATTTGGGGTGAAAATGTTAATAAAAGAAGTTTGGAGTAGTGTTGTTGTAAGGTTATGTAAGGACTTTTGTGGAGGTTGTTAATTGGGTTGTTATAAGGGGGTAAGATTTAGGTTGTaatatcaaaaaaaattagaatgggaaaaaaataaataaaaagaagaaaggatGGGAGGAAGTTGGGGGTTGATCTGTAAATTCCGGAAGTATATGTGTATTTTGAAGTGAAAAATGGGTTCTGCTCTCGTGAGAAATTGCGAGTATCTTTGTAGGTTTGTAATACCCTTTTGTACTGTaaagttaacaaaaataaattaataggg
Proteins encoded in this window:
- the LOC11440849 gene encoding uncharacterized protein, coding for MGTEVLLPQDCFIQRIRAPPASFYRRKPYGNCHNNNNSSHYYGATNSGRSNRKPVTRPEQRKRIPPTERRHSNSSDDLKVARGSGMMTEKVTILRRGESLDSLVKSDGLKKEGEDLVIIGTQRLGPDPNMVPKQIRIVDFKTGCDVYAGSAFAMSPSPSALPIPSFQRKFAPVAVDDSATRDLRRLLRIA